One Cydia amplana chromosome 18, ilCydAmpl1.1, whole genome shotgun sequence DNA segment encodes these proteins:
- the LOC134656421 gene encoding uncharacterized protein LOC134656421 — protein MCNPFSDPEMMREFHDNAGAGAGGAMEENEGDENGAAEVDMDDCGSLALPPDLPPYSGDYIISDYMERLGTRLNILETELKYAWRALDLLSQEYVRMWERLERLEALLADQQGVISTLLDFYTCRGVTARDPMTRLEVIREILGNGTVEDGIEEGLDIGRSSVLMDPQEEIMESDEAFYKSLNQAYRDDLVCEETSRPTSQLDMIWEAPEEHEMEIMAAGSRQVYSATDYKDYCGLQGGPVISERDLVHLSTLSTIDQIAVEKLHELDRLTTQLHKDSRELKDLKTRILSPETMTSKHNIDIEAKALVEDGNIINEQLKNVYSGEENWGINDVMKSFDDFLLSMPKESISREKSPSRLSLTEKSVTDRAIDYLPSTVSPRRNYVPERTTTEPYTTVTGRLAYSSAVANAEINAAKASKSPSALSRERFEYSPSYQMTDPSMYYSSKGLSQPINDIYKTAGLDQQSPMSVHEMYKRSSESRYEVNYEESRLREPPSPPPPAPPNGANLFATIGNNNESMAASQSMLSAGNLPSDNLRLSPRSPKSPKTSPKHVKRDTTNIVAAKSDSGLSSMSGWSSLEKSPGSPKTGKVVHSSHDSHKVRMASPQLVQRIAYDIDSKPYLETLADSYAQEGKNVKSDYNLRKTDKISKELSSRDLNKLQGKLESDFMKSSIPHSIGASSSQLNMSEYFYGNEAPSIYSVAGNRQPVFTTVYSTPRGMLSEDRNNFSELLDRNEIVESNAPVADSYPPEPSYHAQTVVMSGANVNKRTLTRANTMGPNDPQFHQNGYKASHRGAYPPGNLTDALSYYPTSSRYDSPKRTSLEDQLSWQGGSRSPTSSMDTSSLKSHSLNISERKQFQNQLQQEYFKQQQYDQRNGNLNCYDEEEYNHQMIPEPSKTRKEQYVDSGGMLVSESGYLSISRSKPQDKIPKKPKRTSSLKSAMSSVSHWLPDLHLPKKHRSHSLPSGVDTVEQPQQEKSLKERILSAQRRKKKYHLVASMSGLLQKARRKQQASHQSLSDPETSETEWSGGRSSAQSEDSDSVFSDSTHETNMFAKVPPKPKQRKCNNQDIVQQQQMIQELHQQGRDFPEDISEHDMDEIDKISVNNTIPRDKSDDIDFHFARISQMNKDNISELEKLDIDTDISNIDLFEDDIKEEDDQSPGSLFATIGDVKKASATSDEGLNDSNKSYSGSSQEFAVSRALGKYRLRKSTSISDEQMDDELSPPRTEAEHQEEEMPSQKDKKVRKTSTPEIINTTAPEETSIYPERSPSIQSARTIHSKFPTRHQQSLDIPNKHDDDDSKSTHSWRSGSRVSSRRQSTEDSIDSEDEWYCYELRKLEEMEHQSHSEMERQTTLPEEPEYEDEEDPAKDKEILKEKMSFVLRELKLKTANVKTKYDKTPEKETWKDITTFPATSDSKDYESPIRDDEDDKSYADDSGSGETSGPDSPVQSGDELDEDYDMPQFHEDTAAVREPQQQQDAPVGSKWKLLKALKDRKAEDKASDTPVATTPSTEKDKVSAGVSYLMQKFHEIRVKS, from the coding sequence ATGTGCAACCCATTTTCCGACCCGGAGATGATGCGCGAATTTCACGACAATGCTGGGgcaggcgcgggcggcgcgatgGAGGAAAACGAGGGCGACGAGAATGGGGCTGCCGAGGTCGATATGGACGACTGCGGTTCCCTCGCGCTGCCGCCCGACCTGCCCCCTTACTCCGGCGACTACATCATCAGTGACTACATGGAGCGCCTCGGCACCCGCCTTAATATTCTCGAAACGGAGCTCAAGTACGCCTGGCGAGCTCTCGACCTCCTCAGTCAGGAGTACGTCAGAATGTGGGAACGTCTCGAGAGGCTGGAGGCCCTGCTCGCGGACCAACAGGGTGTTATATCAACATTACTCGACTTCTACACGTGCCGTGGTGTTACCGCCAGAGATCCTATGACCCGGCTAGAAGTAATAAGAGAAATTTTAGGCAATGGAACGGTAGAAGATGGTATTGAAGAAGGTTTAGATATAGGACGAAGCTCTGTCTTGATGGATCCACAAGAGGAAATAATGGAGTCTGATGAAGCTTTTTACAAAAGCTTAAACCAAGCTTATCGAGACGATCTGGTTTGCGAAGAGACTTCTCGTCCCACTTCACAATTAGATATGATTTGGGAAGCGCCAGAAGAACACGAGATGGAAATTATGGCTGCTGGTTCAAGACAAGTGTACAGTGCAACAGATTACAAAGATTACTGTGGATTACAGGGCGGGCCTGTTATTAGCGAAAGAGATTTGGTACATTTATCGACGTTAAGTACAATAGATCAAATCGCCGTAGAAAAATTACATGAATTAGATAGGCTGACAACACAATTACACAAAGATTCGAGAGAGTTAAAAGACTTGAAAACTAGAATTCTTAGCCCAGAAACAATGACATCTAAACACAATATTGATATTGAAGCCAAAGCACTTGTTGAAGACGGCAACATAATAAATGAACAACTTAAAAATGTTTACTCTGGTGAAGAAAACTGGGGTATCAACGATGTTATGAAAAGTTTTGACGATTTTTTATTGTCTATGCCTAAAGAGTCTATCAGTAGAGAAAAATCTCCATCTCGATTATCTCTTACCGAAAAATCTGTAACGGATCGAGCTATTGATTACTTACCTTCAACGGTATCTCCTCGACGAAATTATGTTCCTGAAAGAACAACAACAGAACCGTATACTACTGTAACTGGACGGTTAGCATACAGTTCGGCAGTAGCAAATGCGGAAATAAATGCAGCTAAGGCTTCCAAATCTCCCAGCGCACTTTCTAGAGAAAGGTTTGAATATAGTCCATCTTATCAAATGACAGACCCTTCAATGTATTATTCCAGTAAAGGATTATCTCAACCAATTAACGATATTTATAAAACAGCTGGCTTAGATCAGCAATCTCCTATGTCAGTCCATGAAATGTATAAAAGATCTTCTGAGAGTAGATATGAAGTAAATTATGAAGAAAGTAGGTTACGAGAGCCCCCTAGTCCACCGCCACCAGCTCCTCCAAATGGAGCTAATTTATTCGCCACTATTGGAAATAACAATGAATCAATGGCTGCTAGTCAGTCAATGCTTTCAGCCGGTAATTTACCATCAGACAATTTACGACTAAGTCCTAGGTCTCCCAAATCACCAAAAACGTCCCCAAAACACGTGAAACGAGATACTACGAATATAGTGGCCGCTAAATCTGACTCGGGTTTATCATCTATGAGTGGATGGTCCAGCTTGGAGAAAAGCCCAGGCTCGCCAAAAACAGGAAAGGTCGTGCATTCTAGTCATGACTCGCACAAAGTAAGAATGGCATCACCTCAGTTGGTTCAAAGAATAGCATATGACATTGATTCCAAACCCTATTTAGAAACACTTGCAGACTCATATGCCCAAGAGggtaaaaatgtaaaaagtgaCTATAACTTACGAAAAACGGATAAGATTAGCAAAGAGCTCTCATCAagagatttaaataaattacaagggAAATTAGAAAGTGATTTTATGAAATCTAGTATTCCGCATTCGATCGGGGCATCAAGTTCTCAATTAAACATGAGTGAATATTTTTATGGAAATGAAGCTCCTTCAATATATTCAGTTGCCGGTAATAGGCAACCAGTATTCACAACGGTTTATAGCACTCCAAGAGGCATGCTTTCTGAGGACCGAAATaatttttccgaattattaGATAGAAATGAAATTGTAGAATCCAATGCACCAGTTGCAGACTCATATCCGCCTGAACCTAGTTATCATGCCCAAACCGTTGTTATGTCAGGTGCAAATGTAAATAAGAGAACATTGACAAGAGCAAACACAATGGGCCCTAATGATCCCCAATTTCATCAAAATGGATATAAAGCGTCTCATCGTGGTGCGTATCCACCTGGCAACCTTACTGATGCCTTGTCATATTATCCAACATCCAGTAGGTATGATTCACCAAAACGTACATCATTAGAAGATCAGCTTTCATGGCAAGGTGGAAGTAGATCACCAACTAGTTCAATGGATACATCTAGTTTAAAGTCCCACTCCCTAAATATTTCTGAGAGAAAACAGTTTCAAAATCAGCTACAGCAAGAATATTTTAAGCAGCAACAATATGATCAAAGAAACGGAAATCTCAATTGTTACGACGAAGAAGAGTATAATCATCAAATGATACCAGAACCCTCAAAAACAAGAAAAGAACAATACGTAGACTCAGGTGGTATGTTAGTCTCAGAGTCAGGATATTTGTCTATATCACGAAGTAAACCCCaagataaaatacctaaaaagcCAAAGAGAACATCTTCCTTAAAATCTGCTATGTCCAGCGTAAGCCATTGGCTGCCAGATTTGCACTTACCCAAAAAACATAGATCTCATTCTTTACCTTCTGGTGTAGATACCGTAGAACAACCTCAACAAGAAAAGAGTTTAAAAGAACGAATATTGTCTGCtcaaagaagaaagaaaaaataTCATTTAGTAGCTTCCATGTCAGgcttattacaaaaggctaGAAGAAAGCAACAAGCAAGTCATCAATCGTTATCAGACCCAGAAACGTCAGAAACTGAGTGGTCTGGAGGAAGATCTAGTGCGCAATCCGAAGATAGTGACAGTGTGTTTTCTGATTCTACTCATGAGACTAATATGTTTGCTAAAGTACCTCCAAAACCAAAACAAAGAAAATGTAACAACCAAGATATAGTGCAACAACAACAAATGATCCAAGAGTTACACCAGCAAGGACGAGATTTTCCTGAAGATATTTCAGAACATGACATGGATGAAATTGATAAAATTTCAGTAAATAATACAATTCCAAGAGATAAGAGCGATGATATTGACTTTCACTTCGCACGAATTAGCCAGATGAATAAAGATAATATATCAGAATTAGAAAAATTGGATATAGATACggacatttcaaacatagacctTTTTGAAGATGACATAAAAGAAGAAGATGACCAATCACCTGGATCTCTTTTTGCGACGATCGGTGATGTGAAAAAGGCATCTGCTACCTCAGACGAAGGTCTAAATGATAGTAATAAATCCTATAGTGGAAGTTCGCAAGAATTTGCAGTATCAAGGGCTTTAGGAAAATATAGGTTAAGAAAGTCTACATCGATATCTGATGAACAAATGGATGATGAACTGTCTCCACCGAGAACCGAAGCCGAACATCAGGAAGAAGAAATGCCAAgtcaaaaagataaaaaagtcCGCAAAACTAGCACACCCGAAATCATTAACACTACAGCACCCGAAGAAACATCTATATACCCAGAAAGAAGTCCATCAATTCAAAGTGCCCGTACCATTCATAGTAAATTTCCGACGAGGCATCAGCAAAGTTTAGATATCCCAAATAAGCACGATGATGATGACAGTAAAAGCACTCATTCCTGGAGAAGTGGCTCGCGAGTATCATCGAGACGACAAAGCACGGAAGATAGCATCGATTCTGAGGATGAATGGTATTGTTATGAATTAAGGAAACTAGAAGAAATGGAACACCAGTCACATAGTGAAATGGAAAGACAAACAACACTGCCAGAAGAACCTGAATATGAAGATGAGGAAGACCCAGCTAAAGACAAGgaaatattaaaagaaaaaatgtcGTTTGTATTAAGagaattaaaacttaaaacagcTAACGTAAAAACGAAATATGACAAAACACCAGAAAAAGAAACCTGGAAAGATATCACAACATTCCCTGCAACTTCTGATTCAAAGGACTACGAAAGCCCTATCAGAGACGACGAAGATGATAAATCTTATGCCGATGATTCTGGATCGGGTGAAACTTCGGGTCCAGATAGTCCTGTTCAAAGTGGGGATGAACTGGACGAAGATTACGATATGCCGCAGTTTCACGAAGATACCGCGGCAGTTCGAGAACCACAACAACAGCAAGATGCACCTGTTGGGAGTAAATGGAAGTTGTTGAAGGCGCTGAAGGACCGAAAAGCTGAGGACAAGGCGTCTGACACTCCAGTGGCAACAACTCCATCCACGGAGAAAGACAAAGTCAGTGCAGGTGTAAGTTATCTTATGCagaaatttcatgaaattagAGTTAAAAGTTAG